From one Planctomycetota bacterium genomic stretch:
- the hutH gene encoding histidine ammonia-lyase, translating to MLRTIVLDGQSLTYDDLRVLAREGARLRASPSALRRVRRSRGIVERALREERTVYGVNTGFGRLAETRVRPERLEELQENLLLSHACGLGSPVRETGILLALRANALLLGYSGVTPELPRFLVEMYNRGIRPVILEQGSVGASGDLAPLAQLGCVMSGRGEVWAGARRRSAREALRRAGLRPYRFRAKEALALINGTSFTAALLARAVADAETLLKLADLAGAMSLEALKGSLKPFDARFHRHRPHPGQLAVARNFRALLEASEVLESHRHCRKVQDAYSLRCIPQVHGAARDAWTAARDILVREANSVTDNPLVFENGEILSGGAFHGQALAQAADALSAALVSVANISERRIDRMTNPDLSELPPFLVREGGLHSGYMMVQVAAAAVAAECRADAAPASVHSIPTGASKEDHVPMAPLAVRRLRRVLDNARKVVGMELLCAAQGLDFLRPLRPGRGVEAAHRRLRREIPHLERDRYLLPEIGSVTSPESGLPEAVLEAAERAAGPLV from the coding sequence GTGCTGCGGACGATCGTCCTGGACGGACAGAGCCTGACGTACGACGACCTGCGCGTCCTGGCGCGGGAGGGCGCGCGGCTGCGGGCGTCTCCGTCCGCCCTCCGGCGCGTCCGGCGTTCGCGCGGGATCGTCGAACGGGCGCTGCGCGAAGAGCGGACCGTCTACGGCGTCAACACGGGCTTCGGCCGCCTGGCTGAGACGCGCGTTCGGCCCGAGCGCCTGGAGGAGCTCCAGGAGAATCTCCTGCTTTCGCACGCCTGCGGGCTGGGATCGCCCGTCCGGGAGACGGGGATTCTTCTGGCGTTGCGGGCGAACGCGCTTCTGCTGGGCTATTCGGGGGTGACTCCGGAACTTCCGCGGTTTCTCGTCGAGATGTACAACCGCGGGATCCGGCCCGTGATCCTCGAGCAGGGCTCCGTGGGGGCCAGCGGGGATCTGGCGCCGCTGGCTCAGCTGGGATGCGTCATGTCCGGTCGCGGCGAGGTCTGGGCGGGCGCGCGCCGGAGGAGCGCCCGGGAGGCCCTGCGCCGCGCGGGGCTGCGCCCGTACCGGTTCCGGGCCAAAGAGGCCCTCGCCCTGATCAACGGGACGTCCTTCACGGCGGCGCTTCTGGCGCGCGCGGTCGCCGACGCCGAAACGCTCCTCAAGCTGGCGGACCTGGCGGGGGCCATGAGCCTGGAGGCGCTCAAGGGGAGCCTCAAGCCCTTCGACGCGCGGTTTCATCGCCACCGGCCCCATCCCGGCCAGCTCGCCGTGGCGCGCAATTTCCGGGCGCTCCTGGAGGCCAGCGAGGTCCTGGAATCTCACCGCCACTGCCGCAAGGTTCAGGACGCCTACTCGCTGCGCTGCATTCCGCAGGTTCACGGGGCCGCCCGCGACGCGTGGACGGCCGCGCGGGACATCCTTGTCCGGGAGGCCAACTCGGTCACCGACAACCCGCTCGTCTTCGAGAACGGCGAGATCCTCTCGGGGGGCGCGTTTCACGGGCAGGCGCTGGCCCAGGCGGCCGACGCTCTCTCCGCGGCGCTCGTCTCCGTGGCCAACATTTCCGAGCGGCGGATCGATCGGATGACGAATCCGGACCTGAGCGAGCTTCCGCCGTTCCTCGTGCGGGAGGGCGGCCTCCATTCGGGGTACATGATGGTTCAGGTCGCCGCCGCGGCCGTGGCCGCCGAGTGCCGCGCGGACGCGGCTCCGGCCAGCGTCCATTCGATCCCGACCGGCGCCTCGAAGGAAGACCATGTCCCGATGGCGCCCCTGGCGGTCCGGCGGCTCCGGCGCGTCCTGGACAACGCCCGCAAGGTGGTCGGGATGGAGCTTCTTTGCGCCGCCCAGGGACTCGATTTCCTCCGTCCGCTGCGTCCCGGCCGGGGCGTCGAAGCGGCCCACCGGAGGCTCAGGCGCGAGATCCCGCACCTCGAGCGCGACCGGTACCTGCTGCCGGAAATCGGGAGCGTCACCTCCCCCGAAAGCGGCCTGCCGGAGGCCGTGCTCGAGGCGGCCGAGCGCGCGGCGGGGCCGCTCGTGTAA
- a CDS encoding winged helix-turn-helix domain-containing protein: protein MTGDLMHLHAIGETAGTVWKTLGARGRVALTTLPKLVDRDGALVQQAVGWLAREQKIEFEREGRALYVRLTRAEAEAYRRQNGIA from the coding sequence ATGACGGGGGATCTCATGCACCTGCACGCCATCGGGGAGACGGCCGGAACCGTCTGGAAGACCTTGGGCGCCCGGGGCCGCGTGGCGCTGACGACGCTGCCGAAGCTTGTGGACCGCGACGGCGCGCTCGTTCAGCAGGCCGTGGGCTGGCTGGCCCGCGAACAGAAAATCGAGTTCGAGAGGGAAGGGCGCGCCCTGTACGTCCGCCTCACCCGGGCGGAGGCGGAGGCCTACCGCCGCCAGAACGGCATCGCGTGA
- a CDS encoding archease: protein MPYELIDHTGDTGVEVRAPTLEALFAETAAAMFAILAEAPDPRPTASDTFDVRPEDPAEALHAFLSELLYRFSAERRMYVTFLPRPGAVEAGWEPYDPARHPLRTEIKAVTYHQLEAAPTNGGWRARVIFDL, encoded by the coding sequence GTGCCCTACGAGCTGATCGACCACACGGGGGACACGGGCGTGGAGGTTCGAGCTCCGACGCTCGAGGCGCTTTTCGCCGAAACCGCGGCGGCGATGTTCGCGATCCTCGCCGAAGCCCCGGACCCGCGGCCGACGGCGAGCGACACGTTCGACGTCCGCCCGGAAGATCCGGCGGAGGCGCTGCACGCCTTTCTCTCCGAGCTCCTTTACCGCTTCTCGGCCGAGCGGCGAATGTACGTCACCTTCCTCCCCAGGCCGGGCGCGGTCGAGGCCGGATGGGAACCCTACGACCCCGCCCGCCATCCCCTGCGGACGGAAATCAAGGCCGTCACGTATCACCAGCTCGAGGCCGCTCCGACGAACGGCGGCTGGAGGGCGCGCGTCATCTTCGACCTGTGA
- a CDS encoding RtcB family protein — protein sequence MSDLVPIAPYLFEIPKTGGMRVPGRVYATRELLETQKSDDAIQQVRNVAHLPGIVGYSLAMPDFHWGYGFPIGGVAAFDAEEGVISPGGVGYDVNCGVRLVRTGLLREDVQPRLRDLVRAVFRAIPAGVGSEGAIPVPGKEDQIALVTQGARWAVERGYGTPDDLEHIEDGGRYAGADPSCVSERAFARGMPQVGTLGSGNHFLEIQVVDEIYRPDVAARFGLRLGTVCFSIHSGSRGFGYQVCEDSLRTMVQAARKYGIELPDRQLCCAPLKSDEARRYLGAMACAANYAWVNRQVMTALTRRAFARTLGISEESLDARLIYDVCHNIAKFEDHGGRRVCVHRKGATRAFPPGHPALPEAYRDLGQPVFIPGDMGRASFLLIGLEGSMRETFGSTCHGAGRAHSRTEMKRRTAGRDLFRELEEERGVIVMAHGRDSVAEEMPEAYKDASLVVDVMERAGVSRKVARLRPIGCVKG from the coding sequence ATGAGCGACCTCGTTCCCATCGCGCCGTACCTCTTCGAGATTCCCAAGACCGGCGGCATGCGGGTGCCGGGCCGGGTGTACGCGACGCGGGAGCTTCTGGAGACCCAGAAGTCCGACGACGCCATCCAGCAGGTCCGCAACGTGGCCCACCTGCCCGGGATCGTCGGCTACTCCCTGGCGATGCCCGACTTCCACTGGGGATACGGTTTTCCCATCGGAGGCGTGGCCGCCTTCGACGCCGAGGAGGGCGTGATCTCCCCGGGGGGCGTGGGGTATGACGTGAACTGCGGCGTCCGCCTCGTCCGGACGGGCCTCCTCCGGGAGGACGTCCAGCCCAGGCTCCGGGATCTTGTGCGGGCGGTCTTCCGCGCCATCCCGGCCGGCGTGGGAAGCGAAGGAGCCATCCCGGTCCCCGGCAAGGAGGACCAGATCGCGCTTGTGACGCAGGGGGCCCGCTGGGCGGTCGAGCGCGGCTACGGGACGCCGGACGACCTCGAGCACATCGAGGACGGGGGCCGATACGCCGGAGCGGATCCGTCCTGCGTGAGCGAGCGGGCCTTCGCCCGCGGGATGCCGCAGGTGGGGACCCTCGGCAGCGGCAACCACTTCCTCGAAATCCAGGTCGTCGACGAGATCTACCGGCCCGACGTCGCGGCCCGCTTCGGCCTGCGCCTGGGGACGGTCTGCTTCTCCATCCACTCCGGCTCCCGCGGCTTCGGCTACCAGGTGTGCGAGGACTCCCTGCGCACGATGGTTCAGGCCGCCCGGAAGTACGGAATCGAGCTGCCCGACCGGCAGCTCTGCTGCGCGCCGCTCAAGAGCGACGAGGCCCGCCGGTATCTCGGGGCCATGGCGTGCGCGGCCAACTACGCCTGGGTCAACCGCCAGGTCATGACCGCCCTGACGCGGCGGGCCTTCGCGCGGACCCTGGGAATTTCCGAAGAATCGCTCGACGCGCGGCTCATTTACGACGTCTGCCACAACATCGCCAAGTTCGAGGACCACGGCGGACGGCGTGTCTGCGTCCATCGCAAGGGCGCCACCCGGGCCTTCCCGCCCGGGCACCCCGCGCTCCCCGAAGCCTACCGCGACCTGGGGCAGCCGGTGTTCATCCCCGGCGACATGGGCCGCGCGAGCTTTCTCCTCATCGGGCTCGAAGGCTCGATGCGGGAGACGTTCGGCTCCACCTGCCACGGGGCCGGCCGCGCCCATTCGCGCACCGAAATGAAGCGCCGCACCGCCGGGCGCGACCTCTTCCGGGAGCTCGAGGAGGAACGGGGGGTCATCGTCATGGCCCACGGGCGCGACTCCGTGGCGGAGGAGATGCCCGAGGCCTACAAGGACGCTTCGCTCGTCGTGGACGTGATGGAGCGGGCCGGCGTGAGCCGGAAGGTGGCCCGCCTGAGGCCCATCGGCTGCGTGAAAGGGTAG
- a CDS encoding DUF502 domain-containing protein gives MKKFFARGLVALLPLVLTGFVLYLVFDFLYGSVGVPIGNALKWGARRFMGWTPEGETTAWFFAWGAPFLGFAFAIVLTFVMGFFAATFVGRRLYHVFDAALKRLPVVRVIYPYAKQFTDFFFSPEKKVDFKHAVAIPFPTYGVYSIGFVTGEGMRSLDEATRKHLLCVYVPTSPTPFTGYVCYVPREDVIPLPVSVEEAMRIVITMGVVHPAHQAVSSPSPAAPGTHAALPEPLERALTRDPAKPA, from the coding sequence ATGAAGAAGTTTTTCGCGCGCGGTCTGGTGGCGCTCCTTCCCCTGGTGCTGACGGGGTTCGTCCTCTACCTCGTCTTCGATTTCCTCTACGGCAGCGTCGGCGTGCCGATCGGAAACGCCCTCAAGTGGGGCGCCCGCCGGTTCATGGGATGGACCCCCGAGGGGGAAACGACCGCCTGGTTTTTCGCCTGGGGCGCTCCGTTCCTCGGGTTCGCCTTCGCGATCGTCCTCACGTTCGTCATGGGCTTCTTCGCGGCGACCTTCGTGGGGCGCCGGCTCTACCACGTGTTCGACGCCGCCCTCAAACGCCTCCCCGTCGTCCGCGTCATCTACCCGTACGCCAAGCAGTTCACGGACTTCTTCTTCTCCCCCGAGAAAAAGGTGGACTTCAAACACGCCGTGGCCATTCCCTTCCCCACCTACGGCGTTTACTCGATCGGCTTCGTGACGGGAGAGGGCATGCGGTCCCTCGACGAAGCGACCCGGAAGCATCTCCTGTGCGTCTACGTGCCCACGTCCCCCACGCCGTTCACCGGCTACGTCTGCTACGTCCCGCGGGAGGACGTCATTCCGCTTCCGGTCTCCGTCGAGGAGGCCATGCGGATCGTGATCACCATGGGCGTCGTCCACCCGGCCCACCAGGCCGTTTCCTCTCCTTCCCCGGCCGCTCCCGGGACACACGCGGCGCTGCCGGAGCCTCTGGAGCGCGCGCTCACGCGCGACCCCGCCAAGCCCGCGTAG
- a CDS encoding ATP-binding protein, which translates to MNLHVLVVDTDADFARLLGQALGGRVPSLVARTACRADEALDLLARGEFHAAICSADLPDLDAAVFLERLRVLPSAPSVLFLLPRWDPDLAARVRALGARGVLEKPRNPDELLDALCGALCGEPAVPRAADFFRRLVENVPDVLYCLRLRPRPVCEYVSPAVAALTGYAPGEYYADAELAFNVVHPADRPQLQEILAREEPPAAPVVLRWRGKDGRTRWVEQRFSALRGSAGDVEAWEGIARDVTERHRVETCQAAVYQATGLLSEASALEEAAPRLLEVLGTCLDWSAGALWMPPPEGGRAALVRFWPDLPEQFVRLREAARKGVPEEPAGADPEWIPDLRTRPQFPCAAAAAEEGLRSAVRAVVPVGPKAGGALVFFARDPQEPPDEGLLRLLGSLGRQIGLFVLRRRAEEELQRLNQTLERRVRERTRELEEALEDVSTFAYTVAHDLRAPLRAMAGFSQALLEDYAAGLDPAGQDCARRIAEASRRMDDLIQDLLSYVRITQADLTARPERFEEAVDGALADLADEIARRRADVAVERPLGSVLAHGRTLRLVLAQILSNALKFVAPGTVPRIRVRAEPRGDFVRLWVEDNGIGIPPEYHGRIFGVFERLHRLEEYPGTGIGLALVRKAVERMQGRCGVESRPDAGSRFWIELPAAPL; encoded by the coding sequence ATGAACCTCCACGTCCTCGTGGTGGACACCGACGCGGACTTTGCGCGCCTCCTGGGACAAGCCCTGGGCGGGCGCGTGCCGAGCCTCGTCGCCCGGACGGCCTGCCGCGCCGACGAAGCCCTCGACCTGCTGGCCCGCGGGGAGTTCCACGCCGCCATCTGCTCGGCCGATCTTCCGGATCTCGACGCGGCGGTGTTCCTCGAGCGCCTCCGGGTCCTTCCCTCCGCTCCCTCGGTGCTTTTCCTCCTGCCCCGATGGGATCCGGACCTGGCGGCCCGCGTGCGCGCCCTGGGCGCCCGCGGCGTCCTCGAGAAACCCCGCAACCCGGACGAACTCCTGGACGCGCTCTGCGGCGCTCTTTGCGGGGAACCCGCCGTCCCCCGCGCGGCCGACTTCTTCCGGCGTCTCGTCGAGAACGTCCCGGACGTTCTTTACTGCCTTCGCCTGCGCCCCCGGCCGGTCTGCGAATACGTCAGCCCCGCCGTCGCCGCGCTCACCGGATACGCCCCCGGCGAGTACTACGCCGACGCCGAGCTGGCGTTCAACGTGGTGCACCCGGCGGACCGCCCGCAGCTCCAGGAGATCCTGGCGCGCGAGGAGCCGCCGGCCGCTCCGGTCGTGCTCCGCTGGCGCGGGAAGGACGGACGGACGCGGTGGGTCGAGCAGCGCTTCTCGGCGCTGCGCGGTTCGGCGGGAGACGTGGAAGCCTGGGAAGGGATCGCGCGGGACGTCACCGAACGGCATCGGGTGGAGACCTGCCAGGCGGCGGTCTACCAGGCCACGGGACTGCTGTCCGAAGCCTCCGCCCTCGAGGAGGCGGCCCCGCGCCTGTTGGAGGTGCTGGGGACGTGTCTGGACTGGTCGGCGGGTGCGCTCTGGATGCCTCCTCCCGAAGGGGGTCGCGCCGCCCTGGTCCGGTTCTGGCCGGACCTCCCCGAGCAGTTCGTCCGCCTGCGGGAAGCCGCCCGGAAGGGCGTGCCCGAGGAGCCGGCCGGCGCGGACCCCGAATGGATCCCGGATCTCCGGACCCGGCCCCAGTTTCCCTGCGCCGCCGCGGCGGCCGAGGAGGGTCTCCGATCGGCGGTGCGCGCGGTCGTCCCCGTGGGCCCGAAAGCCGGCGGCGCCCTGGTCTTCTTCGCGCGGGACCCGCAGGAGCCTCCCGACGAGGGACTGCTTCGCCTCCTCGGGTCCCTCGGCCGTCAGATCGGGCTGTTCGTCCTGCGCCGCCGGGCGGAAGAGGAGCTCCAGCGCCTCAATCAGACCCTCGAGCGGCGCGTCCGGGAACGGACCCGCGAGCTGGAGGAAGCGCTCGAGGACGTGAGCACCTTCGCCTACACGGTGGCCCACGACCTGCGGGCGCCGCTGCGCGCCATGGCGGGCTTCAGCCAGGCGCTCCTGGAGGACTACGCGGCCGGCCTGGATCCGGCCGGCCAGGATTGCGCCCGCCGCATCGCCGAGGCGAGCCGGCGCATGGACGACCTCATCCAGGACCTCCTGAGCTACGTCCGCATCACCCAGGCGGATCTTACGGCGCGGCCCGAGCGCTTCGAGGAGGCGGTCGACGGCGCGCTGGCGGATCTGGCCGACGAGATCGCGCGGCGGCGGGCCGACGTCGCCGTCGAGCGCCCCCTGGGCTCGGTCCTGGCGCACGGGCGCACGCTCCGGCTCGTGCTCGCGCAGATTCTCTCCAACGCGCTCAAGTTTGTGGCGCCGGGGACGGTCCCCCGGATCCGCGTGCGCGCCGAGCCCCGAGGGGACTTCGTCCGCCTCTGGGTGGAAGACAACGGCATCGGCATCCCCCCCGAGTATCACGGCCGCATCTTCGGCGTCTTCGAGCGGCTCCACCGGCTGGAGGAATACCCGGGCACGGGCATCGGGCTGGCCCTCGTGCGAAAGGCGGTCGAACGCATGCAGGGCCGCTGCGGCGTGGAGTCGCGGCCGGACGCCGGCAGCCGGTTCTGGATCGAGCTTCCCGCCGCGCCCCTCTGA
- a CDS encoding cation diffusion facilitator family transporter gives MPELHHHPKLSESGVFHRSVRGGERARLFWVMVLTGGTMAAEFAGAFLTGSLALLGDAVHMLSHFLAVALSYTAILIALRPAPPDKTYRYWRIEILASLLNGISLLPAAGYMIYKAIDRLRRPVEIDALGTLVVGALGLAVNVACAAILHRHSRHDLNVRGAFLHMLADSATSVGVLAAAGAVHFLGWRAADPLIAVLISGLIVAWCLSLLKSSFRILLESVPHHMELEEIRRAMREVPGVLDVHDLHVWTITSRMYALTAHVRLAEDAPVSRTEELSRRLRRLLDERYEINHATFQFEVGETEALRCEHEHRPAAEAPSAPPAAS, from the coding sequence ATGCCCGAGCTCCACCACCATCCCAAGCTCTCGGAGAGCGGGGTGTTCCACCGCTCCGTCCGGGGCGGGGAGCGCGCGCGGCTCTTTTGGGTCATGGTGCTGACGGGCGGCACCATGGCCGCCGAGTTCGCCGGCGCGTTCCTGACGGGGTCGCTCGCGCTTCTCGGCGACGCCGTCCACATGCTCAGCCACTTCCTGGCGGTGGCCCTGTCCTACACGGCGATCCTCATCGCGCTGCGGCCGGCCCCGCCGGACAAGACGTACCGGTACTGGCGCATCGAGATCCTGGCCAGCCTCCTGAACGGGATCAGTCTCCTGCCGGCGGCCGGCTACATGATCTACAAGGCGATCGACCGGCTCCGGCGGCCGGTGGAGATCGACGCCCTGGGGACGCTTGTCGTGGGGGCGCTCGGCCTGGCGGTCAACGTGGCCTGCGCGGCGATCCTGCACCGGCACTCGCGCCACGATCTCAACGTGCGGGGCGCTTTCCTCCACATGCTGGCCGATTCGGCCACCTCCGTGGGGGTCCTGGCGGCGGCGGGCGCGGTGCACTTTCTGGGGTGGAGGGCGGCCGATCCCCTGATCGCGGTCCTCATCAGCGGCCTCATCGTGGCGTGGTGCCTGTCGCTGCTGAAGTCCTCCTTCCGGATCCTGCTGGAGTCGGTTCCGCACCATATGGAGCTCGAGGAGATCCGGCGCGCGATGCGCGAGGTTCCCGGGGTGCTCGACGTCCACGACCTGCACGTCTGGACGATCACGTCGCGCATGTACGCGCTGACGGCGCACGTGCGGCTGGCGGAAGACGCCCCGGTTTCCCGGACCGAGGAGCTTTCGCGGCGCCTCCGCCGGCTGCTCGACGAGCGCTACGAGATCAATCACGCGACGTTCCAGTTCGAGGTCGGAGAGACGGAAGCGCTGCGCTGCGAACACGAGCACCGGCCCGCGGCGGAGGCGCCGAGCGCGCCGCCGGCGGCGTCGTAG
- a CDS encoding sigma-70 family RNA polymerase sigma factor, with protein MDRRDELASLPDHEIMARLKGAPEDLVMEGFEILVARHKNAIVSFLYRYVGDFRTAEDLAQETFLRVFRKIGDYNNSARFSTWLYTIASNLAKDEFKRRARHPARSLDGAGARNDTTRPVPEVRADTTESVPDVRLQHDEARQAVRRALELLEEQDREILLLKDVQGLSYEEIAHVLNVPLGTVKSRLSRARLAFKEVWKKIGA; from the coding sequence ATGGATCGCAGGGACGAACTGGCCTCGCTGCCCGATCACGAAATCATGGCGCGGCTCAAGGGCGCGCCGGAGGACCTCGTCATGGAAGGCTTCGAGATCCTGGTCGCCCGCCACAAGAACGCCATCGTCTCGTTCCTCTACCGGTACGTCGGGGATTTCCGGACCGCCGAGGACCTGGCCCAGGAAACCTTCCTGCGCGTCTTCCGGAAGATCGGGGACTACAACAACAGCGCCCGGTTTTCCACGTGGCTCTACACGATCGCCTCGAACCTCGCCAAGGACGAATTCAAGCGCCGCGCGCGCCATCCGGCCCGCTCCCTCGACGGCGCGGGCGCCCGGAACGACACGACGCGCCCCGTCCCCGAAGTGCGCGCCGACACCACCGAGTCCGTCCCCGACGTGCGGCTCCAGCACGACGAGGCCCGGCAGGCGGTCCGCCGCGCTCTGGAGCTTCTGGAAGAACAGGACCGCGAGATCCTCCTCCTCAAGGACGTCCAGGGCCTCTCCTACGAGGAGATCGCGCACGTCCTGAACGTTCCCCTGGGGACCGTCAAGTCGCGCCTCTCCCGCGCCCGCCTGGCGTTCAAGGAAGTCTGGAAGAAGATAGGAGCCTGA